The following are from one region of the Staphylococcus argenteus genome:
- the trpC gene encoding indole-3-glycerol phosphate synthase TrpC translates to MTILEEIVEYKQSLLQNGYYLEKLNSLKSVNIQNKKSFINSIEQKSTLAIIAEIKSKSPTVNDLPERDLLQQISDYEQYGANAVSILTDEKYFGGSFERLQELTTKTTLPVLCKDFIIDPLQIDVAKQAGASIILLIVNILSDKQLKELYEYATSQNLEVLVEVHNREELYRAYKINPKLIGVNNRDLKRFVTNVEHTNIILENKQPNHYYISESGIHDTSDVEKILNSGIDGLLIGEALMRCDNLAKFLPQLKMQKVQS, encoded by the coding sequence ATGACAATTTTAGAAGAAATTGTTGAATATAAACAGTCACTTTTACAAAATGGCTATTATCTAGAGAAACTTAATAGCTTAAAAAGTGTGAACATTCAGAATAAAAAGTCTTTTATAAATTCAATTGAACAAAAATCAACATTAGCAATTATTGCAGAAATTAAATCTAAGAGTCCTACAGTTAATGATTTACCTGAACGAGATTTATTGCAACAAATCTCTGATTATGAACAGTATGGTGCAAATGCAGTTTCGATTTTAACAGATGAAAAGTATTTTGGTGGTAGTTTTGAACGTTTACAAGAATTAACAACAAAAACGACACTTCCAGTACTGTGTAAAGACTTTATTATAGATCCGCTTCAAATCGATGTTGCTAAACAAGCTGGTGCATCTATTATTTTATTAATTGTTAACATCTTGTCAGATAAACAATTGAAAGAGTTATACGAATACGCTACTTCTCAAAATTTGGAAGTATTGGTTGAAGTTCATAATCGTGAGGAATTATATCGTGCCTATAAGATTAATCCTAAATTGATTGGTGTAAATAACAGAGACTTAAAAAGGTTTGTCACAAATGTGGAACATACAAATATTATTTTAGAAAATAAACAACCGAATCATTATTATATTTCTGAAAGTGGCATACACGACACATCTGATGTTGAAAAAATTTTAAACAGTGGCATCGATGGCTTACTAATAGGTGAGGCACTCATGCGTTGCGACAATCTGGCCAAATTTTTACCACAACTAAAAATGCAAAAGGTGCAATCATGA
- a CDS encoding phosphoribosylanthranilate isomerase — translation MKLKFCGFTSIKDVTAASQLPIDAIGFIHYEKSKRHQTVAQIQKLASVVPNHIDKVCVMVNPDLTTIEHVLVNTPINTIQLHGTESIAFIQKVRKKYPNIKIIKALAADENIILNINKYKGFVNLFIIDTPSASYGGTGQTYDWAILKEIKGIHYLIAGGINTENIQTVNQLKLSHQGYDLASGIEVNGRKDIEKMTAIVNIVKGDRENE, via the coding sequence ATGAAATTGAAGTTTTGTGGCTTTACATCAATTAAGGATGTCACAGCGGCCAGTCAATTGCCAATTGATGCGATAGGTTTCATCCATTACGAAAAAAGTAAAAGGCATCAAACAGTTGCTCAAATTCAAAAGTTAGCGTCTGTTGTTCCAAATCATATTGATAAAGTATGTGTCATGGTAAATCCTGATTTAACAACAATTGAACACGTATTGGTCAATACGCCAATTAACACAATACAGTTACACGGCACAGAATCTATTGCTTTTATACAGAAAGTTAGAAAAAAATATCCAAATATAAAAATCATTAAAGCTTTAGCCGCAGATGAAAACATAATCCTAAATATTAATAAATATAAAGGATTCGTAAATTTATTTATTATCGACACACCTTCAGCGTCTTATGGAGGTACGGGTCAAACATATGACTGGGCAATTTTAAAAGAGATAAAAGGCATCCATTACTTGATAGCAGGAGGCATTAACACTGAAAATATTCAAACAGTTAATCAATTGAAATTATCACATCAAGGTTATGATCTTGCATCAGGTATAGAAGTAAATGGGCGAAAAGATATAGAAAAAATGACAGCAATTGTAAATATTGTGAAAGGAGATAGAGAAAATGAATAA
- the femA gene encoding glycine glycyltransferase FemA, with translation MKFTNLTAKEFGAFTDSMPYSHFTQTVGHYELKLAEGYETHLVGIKDNNNEVIAACLLTAVPVMKVFKYFYSNRGPVIDYENQELVHFFFNELSKYVKKHRCLYLHIDPYLPYQYLNHDGEITGNAGNDWFFDKMSNLGFEHTGFHKGFDPVLQIRYHSVLDLKDKSADDIIKNMDGLRKRNTKKVKKNGVKVRFLSEDELPIFRLFMEDTSESKAFADRDDKFYYNRLKYYKDRVLVPLAYINFDEYIKELNEERDILNKDLNKALKDIEKRPENKKAHNKRDNLQQQLDANEQKIEEGKRLQEEHGNELPISAGFFFINPFEVVYYAGGTSNAFRHFAGSYAVQWEMINYALNHGIDRYNFYGVSGKFTEDAEDAGVVKFKKGYNAEIIEYVGDFIKPINKPVYAAYTALKKVKDRIF, from the coding sequence ATGAAGTTTACAAATTTAACAGCTAAAGAGTTTGGTGCCTTTACGGATAGCATGCCATATAGTCATTTCACGCAAACTGTTGGCCACTATGAGTTAAAGCTTGCCGAAGGTTATGAAACGCATTTAGTGGGAATAAAAGACAATAATAATGAGGTTATTGCAGCTTGCTTGCTTACTGCTGTACCTGTTATGAAAGTGTTCAAATATTTTTATTCAAATCGGGGTCCAGTGATTGACTATGAAAATCAAGAACTTGTACACTTTTTCTTTAATGAACTATCAAAATATGTTAAAAAACATCGTTGTCTATACTTACATATCGATCCATATTTACCATATCAATACTTGAATCATGATGGCGAGATTACAGGTAATGCTGGTAATGATTGGTTCTTCGATAAAATGAGTAACTTAGGATTTGAGCATACTGGATTCCATAAAGGATTTGATCCTGTGTTACAAATTCGTTATCACTCAGTGTTAGATTTAAAAGATAAATCAGCTGATGATATCATCAAAAATATGGATGGACTTAGAAAAAGAAATACAAAGAAAGTTAAAAAGAATGGCGTTAAAGTAAGATTTTTATCGGAAGATGAACTGCCGATATTTAGATTATTTATGGAAGATACGTCAGAATCAAAAGCTTTTGCTGATCGTGATGATAAGTTTTACTATAATCGCTTAAAATATTACAAAGATCGTGTGTTAGTACCTTTAGCGTATATCAACTTTGATGAATATATTAAAGAACTCAACGAAGAGCGTGATATTTTAAATAAAGATTTAAATAAAGCATTGAAAGATATTGAAAAACGTCCTGAAAATAAAAAAGCACACAACAAGCGAGATAACTTACAACAACAACTTGATGCGAATGAGCAAAAGATTGAAGAAGGTAAACGTCTACAAGAAGAACATGGTAATGAATTACCTATCTCTGCTGGTTTCTTCTTTATCAATCCATTTGAAGTTGTTTATTATGCAGGTGGTACATCAAATGCTTTCCGTCATTTTGCCGGAAGTTATGCAGTGCAATGGGAAATGATTAATTATGCATTAAATCATGGCATTGACCGTTATAATTTCTATGGTGTAAGTGGTAAATTTACAGAAGATGCTGAAGATGCTGGTGTAGTTAAATTTAAAAAAGGTTATAACGCTGAGATTATTGAATATGTTGGTGACTTTATTAAGCCAATTAATAAACCTGTTTATGCAGCATATACTGCACTTAAAAAAGTTAAAGATAGAATTTTTTAG
- the trpA gene encoding tryptophan synthase subunit alpha encodes MTKLFIPYIMGDKDFIENATLLSEHGADIIEIGVPFSDPVADGPVIMEAGQQAIKQGITIDYIFEQLEKHGNQIKCHYVLMTYYNIICHYGEQAFFEKCRDTGVYGLIIPDLPYELSQRLKQQCSHYGVKIISLVAMTTDDKRIRNIVSQAEGFIYTVTMNATTGQNGAFHPELKQKIESIKAIANVPVVAGFGIRTPQHVADIKEVADGIVIGSEIVKQFKANSQEEIITYLQTIKQALNN; translated from the coding sequence ATGACTAAATTATTTATACCTTATATTATGGGAGATAAAGACTTTATTGAAAATGCAACATTGTTGAGTGAACATGGTGCCGACATCATTGAAATTGGCGTACCTTTCTCTGATCCGGTTGCTGATGGTCCAGTTATCATGGAAGCAGGACAACAAGCGATTAAACAAGGTATCACGATAGATTATATTTTCGAACAATTAGAAAAACACGGTAATCAAATTAAGTGTCACTATGTATTAATGACGTATTATAATATTATTTGTCATTATGGAGAACAAGCGTTTTTTGAAAAATGTCGAGATACTGGTGTCTACGGCTTAATTATTCCCGATTTACCATATGAATTATCACAGCGCTTAAAACAACAATGCAGCCATTATGGTGTTAAAATTATATCGTTAGTTGCTATGACTACTGATGACAAACGTATAAGAAATATTGTGTCGCAGGCAGAAGGATTTATATACACTGTAACGATGAATGCTACAACAGGACAAAACGGAGCTTTTCATCCAGAATTAAAACAAAAAATTGAGTCAATTAAAGCGATAGCCAATGTACCAGTTGTCGCAGGATTTGGTATAAGAACACCACAACATGTTGCAGATATAAAAGAGGTTGCAGATGGTATCGTCATTGGCAGCGAAATTGTTAAGCAATTTAAAGCTAACTCACAAGAGGAAATAATTACCTACCTTCAAACAATCAAACAGGCATTGAACAATTAA
- the trpD gene encoding anthranilate phosphoribosyltransferase has translation MSLLTRIKTESILHESDIKELIEILISPSIGTDIKYELLSNYSEREIQQEELTYIVRSLINTMYPHQPCYEGSMCVCGTGGDKSNSFNISTTVAFVVASAGVKVIKHGNKSITSNSGSTDLLNQMHIQTTTVDDTPNQLDEKGLVFIGATESYPVMKYMQPVRKMIGKPTILNLVGPLINPYHLSYQMVGVFDPTKLKIVAKTIKDLGRRRAIVLHGANGMDEATLSGDNLIYELTEDGEIKNYTLNAADYGLRYAPNSDFKGGTPEENLIITLNILNGTDKTSRRDVVVLNAGLSLYVAEKVDTIAEGIELAGTLINNGEALKKYHQMRGE, from the coding sequence ATGTCATTACTAACAAGAATAAAAACTGAATCGATTTTACACGAAAGTGATATTAAAGAGCTAATTGAAATACTTATTTCACCTAGTATTGGAACGGATATAAAATATGAATTGTTAAGTAATTATTCAGAACGAGAAATTCAACAGGAAGAATTAACATATATCGTAAGAAGTTTAATTAATACGATGTATCCACATCAACCTTGTTATGAAGGTAGTATGTGTGTTTGTGGTACAGGTGGAGATAAATCTAATAGTTTTAATATCTCGACAACTGTTGCTTTTGTCGTAGCGAGTGCTGGTGTTAAAGTCATTAAACATGGTAATAAAAGCATTACCTCAAATTCAGGTAGTACAGATTTGTTAAATCAAATGCACATACAAACAACAACTGTTGATGATACACCTAACCAATTAGATGAAAAAGGTCTTGTATTCATTGGAGCAACGGAATCATATCCTGTTATGAAATATATGCAACCAGTTAGAAAAATGATTGGCAAGCCTACTATTTTAAATCTTGTTGGTCCATTAATTAATCCATATCATTTATCGTATCAAATGGTGGGTGTATTCGATCCGACGAAATTAAAGATTGTTGCTAAAACAATAAAAGATTTAGGAAGACGACGGGCGATAGTATTACATGGTGCAAATGGGATGGATGAAGCAACATTGTCTGGCGATAATTTAATTTATGAATTGACTGAAGATGGAGAAATTAAAAATTATACATTAAATGCTGCAGATTATGGTTTGAGATATGCACCAAATAGTGATTTTAAAGGGGGTACACCAGAAGAAAACTTAATTATTACACTTAATATTTTAAATGGTACTGATAAAACGAGTCGTCGTGACGTTGTTGTCCTAAATGCAGGTTTAAGTCTATATGTTGCAGAGAAAGTGGATACAATTGCTGAAGGCATAGAACTTGCGGGCACATTGATAAATAATGGTGAAGCTTTGAAAAAATACCATCAAATGAGAGGTGAATAA
- a CDS encoding Cof-type HAD-IIB family hydrolase, producing the protein MRFVFDIDGTLCFDGRVIDQTIIDTLLRLQHAGHELIFASARPIRDLLPVLPSVFHQHTLIGANGAMISQQSKISVIKPIHTDTYHHILKIIQKYDLDYIIDDDWNYAAKLDAENEIFERLDPHKLASCIKVANINTPIKIILLNLEPSQITIILNELNQYHQELEIIHHSNEFNIDITAQNINKYTALQYIYGKDVEYIAFGNDHNDIAMLRHATNGYIVGPSEEYTHTILKLDHIKHIDNHEQAVCKIIKSHL; encoded by the coding sequence ATGAGATTTGTATTTGATATTGACGGTACGCTTTGTTTCGACGGCCGAGTAATTGATCAGACTATTATTGATACATTGTTACGTTTACAACATGCTGGTCATGAACTTATATTTGCATCAGCACGTCCGATTCGTGATTTGTTGCCAGTTTTACCATCAGTATTTCATCAGCATACATTAATTGGCGCAAATGGCGCTATGATTTCACAACAATCAAAGATATCTGTTATCAAACCAATTCATACAGATACATACCATCATATCTTAAAAATAATACAAAAGTATGATTTAGATTATATTATTGACGATGATTGGAATTATGCTGCAAAACTCGACGCTGAGAACGAGATTTTTGAGCGTTTAGATCCACATAAGCTGGCCAGTTGTATTAAAGTTGCCAATATCAATACACCAATCAAAATTATTTTATTAAATTTAGAGCCGTCCCAAATTACGATTATTTTAAATGAATTAAATCAATATCATCAAGAACTAGAAATTATTCATCATTCAAATGAGTTTAATATTGATATTACAGCACAAAATATTAATAAATATACAGCATTACAATACATATATGGTAAAGATGTTGAATATATAGCATTTGGTAATGATCATAATGATATTGCTATGCTACGACATGCTACTAATGGTTATATTGTAGGACCATCCGAAGAATATACACATACAATATTGAAATTGGATCATATAAAGCATATAGATAACCATGAGCAAGCTGTTTGCAAAATTATAAAATCACATTTATAA
- the trpB gene encoding tryptophan synthase subunit beta, translating into MNKQIQTEADELGFFGEYGGQYVPETLMPAIIELKKAYKEAKADPEFQRELEYYLSEYVGRATPLTYAASYTESLGGAKIYLKREDLNHTGAHKINNALGQALLAKRMGKKKLVAETGAGQHGVASATVAALFDMELVVFMGSEDIKRQQLNVFRMELLGAKVVAVEDGQGTLSDAVNKALQYWVSHVDDTHYLLGSALGPDPFPTIVRDFQSVIGKEIKSQILKKEGRLPDAIVACIGGGSNAIGTFYPFIKDDVALYGVEAAGQGEDTDKHALAIGKGSPGVLHGTKMYLIQDEGGQVQLAHSISAGLDYPGIGPEHSYYHDIGRVTFENASDTQAMNALINFTKHEGIIPAIESAHALSYVERLAPTMSNEDIIVVTISGRGDKDMETIRQYMAERGLEND; encoded by the coding sequence ATGAATAAACAAATACAAACAGAAGCAGATGAATTAGGTTTCTTTGGTGAATACGGAGGGCAATATGTTCCAGAAACATTAATGCCAGCAATTATTGAGTTGAAAAAAGCTTATAAAGAGGCAAAAGCAGACCCAGAGTTTCAAAGAGAACTGGAATACTATTTATCAGAGTATGTAGGACGCGCGACTCCACTGACATATGCTGCATCATATACTGAAAGCTTAGGTGGCGCTAAAATATATTTGAAACGAGAGGATTTAAATCATACAGGCGCCCATAAAATTAATAATGCGTTAGGTCAAGCGTTGCTCGCTAAAAGAATGGGCAAGAAGAAGCTTGTTGCTGAAACCGGTGCGGGTCAACATGGTGTAGCTAGTGCTACTGTTGCTGCATTATTTGATATGGAACTTGTTGTCTTTATGGGAAGTGAAGATATTAAACGACAACAACTCAATGTATTTAGAATGGAATTACTTGGTGCGAAGGTTGTTGCTGTTGAAGATGGTCAAGGTACATTATCGGATGCAGTTAATAAAGCTTTGCAATATTGGGTGAGTCATGTGGATGACACACATTATTTATTAGGTTCTGCACTAGGTCCAGACCCATTCCCAACGATAGTTAGAGATTTTCAAAGTGTCATTGGTAAAGAAATAAAATCACAAATACTGAAAAAAGAAGGACGACTTCCGGATGCAATAGTCGCATGTATCGGTGGTGGCTCAAATGCAATCGGAACATTTTACCCATTTATAAAAGACGATGTTGCGTTATACGGCGTTGAAGCAGCAGGTCAAGGCGAGGATACTGACAAACATGCACTTGCAATTGGAAAAGGTTCACCAGGTGTACTACACGGTACAAAAATGTATTTAATCCAAGATGAAGGTGGTCAAGTGCAACTTGCTCATTCTATATCAGCTGGACTTGATTATCCTGGTATAGGGCCTGAACATTCTTATTACCACGACATAGGAAGAGTAACGTTTGAAAATGCAAGTGATACACAAGCAATGAATGCTTTAATTAACTTTACAAAGCACGAAGGTATTATACCTGCAATAGAAAGTGCACACGCACTGAGTTATGTTGAAAGACTAGCTCCTACGATGTCGAATGAAGATATTATTGTAGTAACTATTTCTGGACGTGGCGATAAAGATATGGAAACAATTAGACAATATATGGCAGAGCGAGGTCTTGAAAATGACTAA
- a CDS encoding SWIM zinc finger family protein: MGLLDIASIRSIERGFNYYQSECVINLKSLSETQHEAEVKGSGNNVYRCYIDMEHPRKSKCNCPHADGRRVICKHMIALLFTASPEAANKHIIMLNEVEEDYHLRRNMWIDSLKDMVNDMSEEDLRDAYLNMLIEHGEMAELFGLEDEFFEDEFH, translated from the coding sequence ATGGGATTACTTGATATAGCAAGTATTCGTTCTATAGAAAGAGGCTTTAATTATTATCAAAGTGAATGCGTCATTAACTTAAAATCACTTTCAGAAACACAGCATGAGGCTGAAGTAAAAGGCAGTGGTAACAATGTATATCGTTGTTATATAGATATGGAACATCCTAGAAAATCCAAATGTAATTGTCCTCATGCTGATGGAAGACGAGTGATATGCAAACATATGATTGCATTACTATTTACAGCTAGTCCAGAAGCAGCAAACAAACATATAATCATGTTAAACGAAGTTGAAGAAGACTATCACTTACGCAGAAATATGTGGATTGATTCTCTTAAAGATATGGTTAATGATATGAGTGAAGAAGACCTTCGTGACGCATATTTAAACATGTTAATTGAGCATGGAGAAATGGCAGAACTATTTGGATTAGAAGATGAATTTTTTGAGGACGAATTTCATTAA
- the femB gene encoding glycine glycyltransferase FemB: MKFTELTVTEYDNFVQNPSLESHYFQVKENIVTRENDGFEVVLLGIKDDNNKVIAASLFSKIPTMGSYVYYSNRGPVMDFSDLGLVDYYLKELDKYLQQHQCLYVKLDPYWLYHLYDKDIVPFEGREKNDALVNLFKSHGYEHHGFTTEYDTSSQVRWMGVLNLEGKTPETLKKTFDSQRKRNINKAINYGVKVRFLERDEFNLFLDLYRETEERAGFVSKTDAYFYNFIDTYGDKVLVPLAYIDLDEYVLKLQQELNDKENRRDQMMAKENKSDKQMKKIAELDKQIDHDQHELLNASELSKTDGPILNLASGVYFANAYEVNYFSGGSSEKYNQFMGPYMMHWFMINYCFDNGYDRYNFYGLSGDFTENSEDYGVYRFKRGFNVQIEELIGDFYKPIHKVKYWLFTTLDKLRKKLKK; the protein is encoded by the coding sequence ATGAAATTTACAGAGTTAACTGTTACTGAGTATGACAACTTTGTACAAAATCCATCGTTGGAAAGCCATTATTTCCAAGTAAAAGAAAATATTGTTACCCGTGAAAATGATGGCTTTGAAGTAGTTTTATTAGGTATTAAAGACGACAATAACAAAGTAATTGCAGCAAGCCTTTTCTCTAAAATTCCTACTATGGGAAGTTATGTTTACTATTCGAATCGTGGTCCAGTGATGGATTTTTCAGATCTAGGTTTAGTTGATTATTATTTAAAAGAGTTAGATAAATATTTACAGCAACATCAATGTTTATATGTTAAATTAGATCCGTATTGGTTATATCATCTATATGATAAAGATATCGTGCCATTTGAAGGTCGCGAGAAAAATGATGCCTTAGTAAACTTGTTTAAATCGCATGGTTACGAGCATCACGGCTTTACAACTGAGTATGATACATCGAGCCAAGTACGATGGATGGGCGTATTAAACCTTGAAGGTAAAACACCTGAAACATTGAAAAAGACATTTGATAGTCAACGTAAACGTAATATTAATAAAGCGATAAACTATGGTGTTAAAGTCAGATTCCTTGAACGTGATGAGTTCAATCTTTTCCTAGATTTATATCGTGAAACTGAAGAGCGTGCTGGATTTGTTTCAAAAACCGATGCCTATTTTTATAACTTTATTGACACATATGGCGATAAAGTATTAGTACCTTTAGCATATATTGACCTTGATGAATATGTGTTAAAGCTACAACAGGAATTAAATGACAAAGAAAATCGTCGTGATCAAATGATGGCGAAAGAAAACAAATCCGATAAACAAATGAAGAAAATTGCAGAATTAGATAAACAAATTGATCATGATCAGCATGAATTATTGAATGCAAGTGAATTGAGCAAAACGGACGGCCCAATTCTAAACCTTGCTTCTGGCGTTTATTTTGCAAATGCATATGAAGTGAATTATTTCTCTGGTGGTTCATCAGAAAAATATAATCAATTTATGGGACCATACATGATGCATTGGTTTATGATTAATTATTGCTTCGATAATGGTTATGATCGTTATAATTTCTATGGTTTATCAGGTGATTTTACAGAAAACAGTGAAGATTACGGCGTTTACCGCTTTAAACGTGGATTTAATGTACAAATCGAAGAATTAATAGGGGATTTCTATAAACCAATTCATAAAGTGAAATATTGGTTGTTCACTACATTGGATAAATTACGTAAAAAATTAAAGAAATAG